One window from the genome of Epinephelus moara isolate mb chromosome 5, YSFRI_EMoa_1.0, whole genome shotgun sequence encodes:
- the LOC126389703 gene encoding zinc finger protein 239-like isoform X1, translating to MHLSDTGAEVNHHEEHRPETQEQDHSTAPTEETLGRPEPELSSSHEQPQEKPSEGAKQCQQPRKLKKYDCPTCGRIFSDNTALKRHLVIHAGKRPFKCFICGRGFTQSGNLKTHMKVHRGELPNWTLVRESPPKESHVTVHVCGECGMDFPQKQQLEEHRQSHKKPYACPDCGKTFKTEYYFKIHKRIHSGESPFLCTECGKSCVTADSLKKHELTHTGERNFHCDQCGKAFSQSSHLKVHLKTHTGERPHLCSICGKSYSKACDLKVHLRVHTGEKPYTCDKCGKCFYYSQGYRAHLKIHDKKPKPQTKPLGRPKQQLSVAHNQ from the exons ATGCACCTGAGCGACACGGGTGCAGAGGTAAATCACCATGAAGAACACAGACCTGAAACACAGGAGCAGGATCACAGCACAGCACCTACAG aagAAACTTTAGGACGACCAGAACCTGAACTCAGCAGCTCCCATGAACAGCCTCAGGAAAAGCCATCTGAGGGTGCAAAACAATGCCAGCAGCCTCGCAAACTCAAGAAGTACGACTGTCCGACCTGTGGGAGAATTTTCTCTGACAACACCGCGCTGAAACGACACCTTGTGATTCACGCGGGGAAAAGACCTTTCAAGTGCTTCATCTGTGGGAGAGGATTCACCCAGAGCGGAAAcctcaaaacacacatgaaagtGCACAGAG GAGAGTTACCAAATTGGACATTAGTTCGAGAGAGTCCCCCGAAAGAATCGCAtgtgacagttcatgtgtgtgGAGAATGTGGCATGGACTTCCCTCAGaagcaacagctggaagaacACCGCCAGAGTCACAAAAAGCCTTACGCCTGTCCTGACTGTGGCAAGACCTTCAAAACGGAATACTATTTCAAAATACATAAGCGCATTCACTCAGGAGAGTCACCTTTCCTCTGTACAGAGTGCGGTAAGAGCTGTGTCACAGCAGATTCACTTAAAAAACACGAGTTGACTCACACTGGAGAAAGGAATTTCCACTGTGATCAGTGTGGGAAGGCGTTTTCACAATCCTCCCATCTCAAGGTGCACCTCAAGACTCACACTGGAGAGCGACCTCACCTCTGCTCAATCTGTGGTAAAAGTTACTCCAAAGCGTGCGATCTGAAAGTTCACCTGCGAGTTCACACCGGAGAGAAACCGTATACTTGTGACAAATGTGGCAAGTGCTTCTATTACTCTCAAGGTTATCGAGCGCATCTGAAGATTCACGACAAGAAGCCAAAGCCTCAAACAAAACCGCTGGGGAGACCAAAACAACAGCTGTCAGTGGCACATAATCAATAA
- the LOC126389703 gene encoding zinc finger protein 239-like isoform X2: MHLSDTGAEVNHHEEHRPETQEQDHSTAPTETLGRPEPELSSSHEQPQEKPSEGAKQCQQPRKLKKYDCPTCGRIFSDNTALKRHLVIHAGKRPFKCFICGRGFTQSGNLKTHMKVHRGELPNWTLVRESPPKESHVTVHVCGECGMDFPQKQQLEEHRQSHKKPYACPDCGKTFKTEYYFKIHKRIHSGESPFLCTECGKSCVTADSLKKHELTHTGERNFHCDQCGKAFSQSSHLKVHLKTHTGERPHLCSICGKSYSKACDLKVHLRVHTGEKPYTCDKCGKCFYYSQGYRAHLKIHDKKPKPQTKPLGRPKQQLSVAHNQ, encoded by the exons ATGCACCTGAGCGACACGGGTGCAGAGGTAAATCACCATGAAGAACACAGACCTGAAACACAGGAGCAGGATCACAGCACAGCACCTACAG AAACTTTAGGACGACCAGAACCTGAACTCAGCAGCTCCCATGAACAGCCTCAGGAAAAGCCATCTGAGGGTGCAAAACAATGCCAGCAGCCTCGCAAACTCAAGAAGTACGACTGTCCGACCTGTGGGAGAATTTTCTCTGACAACACCGCGCTGAAACGACACCTTGTGATTCACGCGGGGAAAAGACCTTTCAAGTGCTTCATCTGTGGGAGAGGATTCACCCAGAGCGGAAAcctcaaaacacacatgaaagtGCACAGAG GAGAGTTACCAAATTGGACATTAGTTCGAGAGAGTCCCCCGAAAGAATCGCAtgtgacagttcatgtgtgtgGAGAATGTGGCATGGACTTCCCTCAGaagcaacagctggaagaacACCGCCAGAGTCACAAAAAGCCTTACGCCTGTCCTGACTGTGGCAAGACCTTCAAAACGGAATACTATTTCAAAATACATAAGCGCATTCACTCAGGAGAGTCACCTTTCCTCTGTACAGAGTGCGGTAAGAGCTGTGTCACAGCAGATTCACTTAAAAAACACGAGTTGACTCACACTGGAGAAAGGAATTTCCACTGTGATCAGTGTGGGAAGGCGTTTTCACAATCCTCCCATCTCAAGGTGCACCTCAAGACTCACACTGGAGAGCGACCTCACCTCTGCTCAATCTGTGGTAAAAGTTACTCCAAAGCGTGCGATCTGAAAGTTCACCTGCGAGTTCACACCGGAGAGAAACCGTATACTTGTGACAAATGTGGCAAGTGCTTCTATTACTCTCAAGGTTATCGAGCGCATCTGAAGATTCACGACAAGAAGCCAAAGCCTCAAACAAAACCGCTGGGGAGACCAAAACAACAGCTGTCAGTGGCACATAATCAATAA
- the LOC126389701 gene encoding zinc finger protein 239-like, producing MSSSAKPEHHHSPKMTPRKRRKKTQCEELFSCTECSKSFWSVYTRDRHLREKHNKPPLHKCCDCGRTFKVSRSLMVHQRIYHPAPAVAVEPEEEPSAPKSYMCSTCGRQFPTSAALKRHLIIHSGKKPYKCTLCGRGFTQIGNLKTHQKVHKGKFTNVAALEESFPPPEKTQSSVEICLCHLCWTQFSEKQLLEEHLKQFHQSNKPFSCTQCGKRFTHIHKLKEHEAVHEGLKPHQCSLCDRGFLSSKGLENHMRDHTGEKPFPCTVCGKRFKQESTLRAHYVTHSGERPHLCSIYGKRYARTEELKVHLRVHTGEKPYQCDECGKSFYYRQGFNNHKKTHSAKPIGPTRQLGRPRQQGGTRKSRKISVRAPPDSDGEDLTWEPADLGRCVD from the exons ATGTCTTCATCTGCCAAACCTGAACATCACCACTCTCCGAAAATGACACCCAGAAAACGTCGGAAGAAAACACAGTGTGAGGAGCTCTTCAGCTGCACTGAATGCAGCAAGAGTTTTTGGAGCGTATACACCAGAGATCGCCATCTGAGAGAGAAACATAACAAACCACCACTTCACAAGTGCTGCGACTGTGGACGGACATTTAAAGTCAGCCGGAGCTTGATGGTCCATCAGCGGATCTACCATCCAGCACCTGCAGTGGCAGTGGAGCCTGAAGAAGAGCCAAGTGCTCCAAAGTCTTACATGTGTTCAACATGTGGAAGGCAGTTTCCTACAAGCGCTGCCCTTAAAAGACACCTTATTATCCACTCAGGGAAGAAACCGTACAAGTGCACTTTGTGTGGACGAGGTTTCACACAGATTGGAAACCTCAAAACGCACCAGAAGGTTCATAAAG GGAAATTCACAAATGTGGCGGCATTAGAGGAAAGTTTCCCTCCACCTGAAAAGACTCAGTCATCGGTGGAAATCTGCCTCTGTCATTTGTGTTGGACACAATTTtcagaaaaacaacttttagAAGAACACTTAAAACAATTTCACCAATCAAATAAACCGTTTTCCTGCACACAGTGCGGCAAAAGATTTACACATATCCACAAATTAAAAGAACATGAAGCTGTTCATGAGGGTCTGAAGCCTCACCAGTGCTCACTGTGTGATAGAGGTTTCCTGAGCTCGAAGGGACTCGAGAACCACATGCGAGATCACACCGGAGAGAAACCTTTTCCGTGCACTGTGTGTGGAAAAAGGTTCAAGCAGGAATCTACTCTGAGAGCACATTATGTGACGCACTCTGGAGAGAGGCCTCACCTCTGCTCCATCTACGGGAAACGTTACGCGAGGACTGAAGAGCTCAAAGTTCACCTCAGagttcacacaggagagaagccatACCAGTGTGACGAATGCGGAAAGAGTTTCTACTACAGGCAAGGCTTCAACAACCATAAGAAGACTCACAGTGCCAAACCCATCGGTCCAACCAGGCAGCTGGGCAGACCCAGACAGCAGGGAGGTACCAGGAAGTCAAGGAAGATCTCAGTGAGAGCTCCGCCTGATTCAGACGGAGAGGATCTGACCTGGGAGCCTGCTGACCTTGGTAGGTGTGTTGATTAG